One stretch of Halapricum desulfuricans DNA includes these proteins:
- a CDS encoding FAD-binding and (Fe-S)-binding domain-containing protein, with translation MGTSDRVEPRVPTPDPATDDRADYDYVGGEVDRPGLVADLRSRVSGDVRFDEYTRQLYATDASAYEVTPIGVVFPTGTDDVAAVTEYCAQRDIPVLPRGGGTSLAGQTVNEAVVLDFSRYMTDIVSVDTDAETARVQSGLYLEDLNEHLADAGLKFGPDPAWRDKSAVGGAIGNNSSGSHSLKYGMTAAYVESAEVVLAGGTVTELGEVTLEELDERADPDGDIEAQVCATVQRLIEEEGDQILEAFPDLKRNVSGYDLDRTVEQAREEGTVNLARLLAGSEGTLATITEATLGLETVPETKSVALLFYEDLIDAMEDVSIILEHDPSAVEVLDDVLLDLAADTEEFGDLVDEILPEGAQATLLVEFYADSDEAGERKVANLLADRVPNVDTMVEPEEGAADITDADPIAFDASEAHDDERRSRFWKLRKSGQPTLLGRTTDEKHISFIEDMAVPPENLPEFVADFRELLAENDTYASFYAHAGPGCLHVRPLVNTKTQTGIAQMRSISEGATDLAVKYGGSVSGEHGDGRARSEWNRKLYGQPVWELLRELKTAFDPEWLLNPSQVCGYAPDEHLPEGTPERARVASMTEQLRFDPEYELDIPFEPTLNWDNDNGMQGMVELCHGCGGCRGPQETTGGVMCPTYRAANEEIQSTRGRANMLRQAMSGDLPDDPRDEEFVDEVLDLCVGCKGCAKDCPSEVDMAKLKAEVKHAHHEEHGPGLRDRIFANVDTMYPLASALAPLSNWVQKVPGTGYLQEKLFGIASEREFPPFYRNTFVDRFADHQPAVSEDEADRKVLLFPDTYTNYNRPMAGMAAVEVLEAAGVHVEVPTDVVDSGRAAHSKGFLDKAREHAEHNVEYFAPKIEEGWEIVVVEPSEAVMFQLDYLDLLSGHDVERVAAHTYGVSEYLDVYRLDEHIEFDAPEETLTYHGHCHQKSTKKDHHTANVLQRAGYEVDALDSTCCGMAGSFGYEAEHYSMSKAIGSMLFDQIDRSDGESVVAPGASCRGQLKDYEDDEPPHPIERLADALAETP, from the coding sequence ATGGGAACCAGCGACCGGGTTGAACCGCGGGTCCCGACACCGGACCCCGCGACCGACGACCGGGCCGACTACGACTACGTCGGCGGCGAGGTTGATCGACCGGGGCTCGTGGCGGACCTGCGTTCGCGCGTCTCCGGCGACGTCCGGTTCGACGAGTACACGCGCCAGCTCTATGCGACCGACGCCAGCGCCTACGAGGTGACGCCGATCGGCGTCGTCTTCCCGACCGGAACCGACGACGTCGCCGCCGTCACGGAGTACTGCGCCCAGCGGGACATCCCCGTTCTGCCCCGGGGTGGCGGGACGAGCCTCGCGGGACAGACGGTCAACGAGGCGGTCGTCCTCGATTTCTCGCGGTACATGACTGACATCGTCTCGGTCGATACCGACGCCGAGACCGCCCGGGTGCAGTCGGGACTCTATCTCGAAGACCTGAACGAGCACCTCGCGGATGCGGGACTGAAGTTCGGGCCCGACCCGGCCTGGCGTGACAAGAGCGCCGTCGGCGGGGCGATCGGGAACAACTCCTCGGGCTCGCACTCGCTGAAGTACGGCATGACCGCCGCATACGTCGAGAGCGCGGAGGTCGTGCTGGCCGGCGGGACCGTCACTGAACTGGGCGAGGTGACGCTTGAGGAACTCGACGAGCGGGCCGATCCCGATGGCGACATCGAGGCGCAGGTCTGTGCGACCGTCCAGCGCCTGATCGAAGAGGAGGGAGATCAGATCCTGGAGGCGTTCCCGGATCTGAAGCGCAACGTCTCGGGATACGACCTCGACCGGACGGTCGAGCAGGCCCGCGAGGAGGGGACGGTCAATCTCGCGCGACTGCTGGCTGGCAGCGAGGGGACCCTGGCGACGATCACCGAGGCGACGCTCGGCCTGGAGACGGTGCCCGAAACCAAGTCCGTGGCGCTGCTGTTCTACGAGGACCTGATCGACGCGATGGAGGACGTCTCGATCATCCTCGAACACGATCCCTCCGCCGTGGAAGTGCTCGACGACGTCCTGCTGGATCTGGCGGCCGACACCGAGGAGTTCGGCGACCTCGTCGATGAGATCCTGCCCGAGGGGGCGCAGGCGACGCTGCTCGTGGAGTTCTACGCCGACAGCGACGAGGCGGGCGAGCGCAAGGTCGCCAACCTGCTCGCCGATCGCGTTCCGAACGTCGACACGATGGTCGAGCCCGAGGAGGGGGCCGCCGACATCACCGACGCCGACCCGATCGCCTTCGACGCGAGCGAGGCCCACGACGACGAGCGCCGGAGTCGGTTCTGGAAGCTCCGCAAGTCCGGCCAGCCGACCCTGCTCGGTCGGACGACCGACGAGAAACACATCTCGTTCATCGAGGACATGGCCGTCCCGCCGGAAAACCTGCCGGAGTTCGTCGCCGACTTCCGGGAACTGCTCGCCGAAAACGACACGTATGCGAGCTTCTACGCCCACGCGGGCCCGGGGTGTCTGCACGTCCGGCCGCTGGTCAACACCAAGACACAGACGGGAATCGCGCAGATGCGCTCGATTTCCGAGGGGGCGACTGATCTGGCGGTCAAATACGGCGGGAGCGTCTCCGGCGAACACGGCGACGGACGCGCCCGCAGCGAGTGGAACCGGAAACTGTACGGCCAGCCGGTCTGGGAGCTGTTGCGCGAGCTCAAGACGGCGTTCGACCCCGAGTGGTTGCTCAATCCCAGTCAAGTCTGTGGGTACGCACCGGACGAGCACCTCCCCGAGGGCACGCCCGAACGCGCCCGCGTCGCGTCGATGACCGAACAGCTCCGGTTCGATCCCGAGTACGAACTGGACATCCCCTTCGAGCCGACGCTCAACTGGGACAACGACAACGGCATGCAGGGGATGGTCGAGCTCTGTCACGGCTGTGGCGGCTGTCGCGGCCCACAGGAGACGACCGGCGGTGTGATGTGTCCGACCTACCGCGCGGCCAACGAGGAGATCCAGTCGACGCGGGGCCGGGCGAACATGCTCCGGCAGGCGATGAGCGGCGACCTCCCCGACGATCCGCGCGACGAGGAGTTCGTCGACGAGGTGCTGGACCTGTGTGTCGGCTGCAAGGGCTGTGCCAAGGACTGCCCGAGCGAGGTGGACATGGCCAAGCTGAAAGCCGAGGTCAAACACGCCCACCACGAGGAGCACGGACCGGGGTTGCGCGATCGGATCTTCGCCAACGTCGATACGATGTATCCGCTGGCCAGCGCGCTCGCACCGCTGTCGAACTGGGTCCAGAAGGTTCCGGGGACCGGCTATCTCCAGGAGAAGCTGTTCGGGATCGCCAGCGAGCGGGAGTTCCCGCCGTTCTACCGGAACACTTTCGTCGATCGCTTCGCCGACCACCAGCCGGCCGTCAGCGAGGACGAGGCCGACCGGAAGGTGCTGCTGTTCCCCGACACCTACACCAACTACAACCGCCCGATGGCGGGGATGGCCGCCGTCGAAGTGCTCGAAGCCGCGGGCGTCCACGTCGAGGTTCCGACCGACGTCGTCGACAGCGGTCGGGCGGCCCACTCGAAGGGCTTTCTCGACAAGGCCCGCGAGCACGCCGAGCACAACGTCGAGTACTTCGCCCCGAAGATCGAGGAGGGGTGGGAGATCGTCGTCGTCGAGCCCTCAGAGGCCGTGATGTTCCAGCTCGACTATCTGGATCTGCTCTCCGGCCACGACGTCGAGCGCGTCGCGGCCCACACCTACGGCGTCTCGGAGTATCTCGACGTCTATCGACTCGACGAGCACATCGAGTTCGACGCGCCCGAGGAGACGCTCACGTATCACGGCCACTGCCACCAGAAGTCGACGAAGAAAGACCACCACACGGCGAACGTCCTCCAGCGGGCCGGATACGAGGTCGACGCACTGGACTCGACCTGCTGTGGGATGGCGGGTTCGTTCGGCTACGAGGCCGAACACTATTCGATGAGCAAGGCGATCGGGTCGATGCTGTTCGACCAGATCGATCGCAGCGACGGCGAGTCCGTCGTCGCACCCGGCGCGTCCTGCCGGGGGCAGCTCAAAGACTACGAGGACGACGAACCGCCACACCCGATCGAACGGCTGGCCGACGCGCTCGCGGAAACCCCCTGA
- a CDS encoding helix-turn-helix transcriptional regulator gives MVRWSSVLAVVFVLVVGTVAAVGLPTGAAADQRSSAAAIDQRPAAAVEQAGAQSQNGVETGLLASPGQFTSTTHRLTVYANGSVRWTDRHTRPLENDSEIDAYEAYAADFNSRETELYTQFRRTATQLTATGAETTDRPMNASHFSRRAYVAETGESGFTLGTQGVVEMSFMWSNFTETSGRQLRIGDLFTNGLSLGPDRRLVVETSDDLQFVEVEPEPDSTSGPNATASQTIVWNGEHEFSPYRPLIRLAVASGGSTVTETPGNTDSPNSETETPSGADEGGVFPWLPVSAVVLIVVGGAGGVWYLVRHNSVPSSETTASGRPQAAQATETKPIESDEVLSDDDRVKSLLEEHGGRMRQSEIVEATGWSKSKVSMLLSDMEDEDEITKIRVGRENIVSLPGHEPDAAGSPFEDDQ, from the coding sequence ATGGTCCGCTGGTCGAGCGTGCTCGCAGTCGTGTTCGTCCTCGTCGTCGGGACGGTCGCCGCTGTCGGTCTACCGACAGGTGCTGCGGCCGATCAGCGGTCTTCCGCTGCCGCGATCGATCAGCGACCCGCCGCAGCCGTCGAGCAGGCCGGCGCGCAATCACAGAACGGCGTCGAGACGGGGCTGCTCGCCTCGCCGGGCCAATTCACCAGCACGACGCACAGACTGACCGTCTACGCAAACGGGAGCGTCCGGTGGACGGACCGTCACACCAGACCGCTGGAGAACGACTCCGAAATCGACGCATACGAAGCGTATGCTGCCGATTTCAATTCCAGAGAGACGGAACTGTACACACAGTTTCGCCGGACGGCCACCCAGTTGACCGCGACCGGTGCGGAGACGACAGACAGGCCGATGAACGCGTCGCACTTCAGCCGGCGTGCGTATGTCGCCGAAACCGGCGAGAGCGGGTTCACGCTCGGGACGCAGGGCGTCGTCGAGATGTCGTTCATGTGGTCGAACTTCACCGAGACGTCGGGCCGCCAGCTTCGGATCGGCGATCTCTTCACGAACGGGCTTTCGCTGGGTCCGGATCGGCGGCTCGTGGTCGAAACCTCTGATGACCTGCAGTTCGTCGAGGTCGAACCGGAGCCGGACAGTACGTCCGGGCCGAACGCCACCGCCAGTCAGACGATCGTCTGGAACGGCGAACATGAGTTCAGCCCGTATCGACCCCTGATCAGGCTCGCTGTGGCGTCCGGGGGATCGACTGTCACGGAGACACCGGGTAACACCGACTCGCCGAACAGCGAGACGGAAACGCCCAGCGGGGCCGACGAGGGAGGGGTCTTTCCGTGGCTCCCTGTCAGCGCGGTCGTCCTGATCGTCGTGGGTGGTGCCGGCGGCGTCTGGTATCTCGTCCGGCACAACTCCGTACCGTCGTCCGAAACGACAGCGTCAGGGCGACCGCAAGCAGCTCAGGCGACCGAGACCAAGCCGATCGAGTCCGACGAGGTCCTGTCGGACGACGACCGAGTGAAGTCGCTACTCGAGGAGCACGGTGGCCGGATGCGCCAGTCCGAAATCGTCGAGGCGACGGGCTGGTCGAAATCGAAGGTGAGTATGTTGCTCTCAGACATGGAAGACGAAGACGAAATCACCAAGATACGAGTCGGCCGCGAGAATATCGTGAGTCTCCCCGGCCACGAACCGGACGCCGCCGGATCGCCGTTCGAAGACGACCAGTAG
- the queC gene encoding 7-cyano-7-deazaguanine synthase QueC, producing the protein MSERAVVLVSGGMDSATAVYEAIDRGYEPYFLHTSYGQNTATKELECAQALAEDVDAADFLHVETEHLAAIGASSLTDEEMAVEEADLDSDEIPSSYVPFRNANLLAMAVSYAEANDCSAVFIGAHSEDFSGYPDCRPAFFEAFQGVVDAGTKPETEIEIVAPFVDWSKTDIAERGLELGVPYEHTWSCYRDEEPACGTCDACALRLQAFQNLGERDPIEYAQRPSYDDR; encoded by the coding sequence ATGAGCGAGCGCGCTGTCGTGCTGGTCTCGGGCGGGATGGACAGCGCGACCGCGGTCTACGAGGCGATCGATCGCGGCTACGAGCCGTACTTCCTGCACACGTCCTACGGGCAGAACACGGCGACGAAGGAACTGGAGTGTGCGCAGGCGCTGGCCGAAGACGTCGACGCGGCGGACTTTTTGCACGTCGAGACGGAACACCTCGCGGCGATCGGGGCCTCCAGTCTCACCGACGAGGAGATGGCCGTCGAGGAGGCCGATCTCGACAGCGACGAGATCCCGAGTTCCTACGTGCCGTTCCGGAACGCAAACCTCCTCGCCATGGCCGTCTCGTACGCCGAGGCCAACGACTGCTCGGCCGTTTTCATCGGTGCCCACAGCGAGGACTTCTCCGGCTATCCCGACTGTCGGCCCGCGTTCTTCGAGGCGTTTCAGGGGGTCGTCGACGCCGGGACGAAGCCCGAAACCGAGATCGAGATCGTCGCGCCGTTCGTCGACTGGTCGAAGACGGACATCGCCGAACGCGGACTCGAACTCGGCGTGCCGTACGAGCACACGTGGAGCTGCTATCGAGACGAGGAACCGGCCTGTGGCACCTGCGACGCGTGCGCGCTCCGGCTGCAGGCGTTCCAGAATCTCGGCGAGCGAGATCCGATCGAATACGCGCAACGACCGTCGTACGACGATCGCTGA
- the folE gene encoding GTP cyclohydrolase I produces the protein MSDDTTLDDHSTDESLPIQTDPATGIDHEKAQRGVRLVLDAIGEDPDRPGLTDTWQRRIPEMLDTLTEGDRQAAKPTMRTFEATHDDLVVKTGIPVYSLCEHHMLPYHGTAHVAYRPDDEVVGLSKLIRYVRWQSRRLTMQEELTRDIARGLAGELDAEAVLVEISATHMCEAMRGIETETTTTTREIVGEPTAAERERFTDAIARADGETR, from the coding sequence ATGAGTGACGACACGACACTTGATGACCACTCGACTGACGAATCGCTCCCCATACAGACCGACCCGGCCACCGGGATCGACCACGAGAAAGCCCAGCGCGGCGTCAGACTCGTCCTCGACGCCATCGGCGAGGACCCGGACCGGCCCGGATTGACCGACACCTGGCAGCGCCGCATCCCGGAGATGCTCGACACGCTGACCGAAGGCGACCGGCAAGCCGCCAAACCCACGATGCGGACCTTCGAGGCGACTCACGACGATCTCGTGGTGAAAACCGGCATTCCGGTCTACAGTCTCTGTGAGCATCACATGCTGCCGTACCACGGGACTGCACACGTCGCGTATCGGCCGGACGACGAGGTGGTCGGCCTCTCGAAACTGATCCGGTACGTGCGCTGGCAGTCCCGGCGACTGACGATGCAAGAAGAACTGACACGGGACATCGCCCGCGGGCTGGCAGGCGAACTCGACGCCGAGGCCGTACTGGTCGAGATCTCGGCGACGCACATGTGCGAAGCGATGCGCGGCATCGAGACGGAAACGACCACGACCACCCGGGAAATCGTCGGTGAGCCGACCGCTGCGGAGCGAGAGCGGTTCACTGACGCGATCGCACGGGCCGACGGTGAGACGCGATGA
- a CDS encoding 7-carboxy-7-deazaguanine synthase QueE, which translates to MPVNADSDVSEADSEHDTALPINEVFYSLQGEGKLSGVPTVFVRTSGCNLRCWFCDSYHTSWEPTHAWMDLEDILEEIAGYDAEHVVLTGGEPMIHDEAVELLDRLGARGYHTTVETNGTIYRDAHIDLASISPKLRSSTPTAGRDPNGDGEWADRHEQRRIDVDALSRLIDTYPNQLKFVVTDREDMAEIETVLSRIREATSTAIADGDVLLMPEGTTRAELDRTRNAVADLAMEYGYRYTPRLHVDLWNDAPGT; encoded by the coding sequence ATGCCCGTCAACGCCGACAGCGACGTCTCCGAGGCTGACTCCGAGCACGACACCGCGTTGCCGATCAACGAGGTGTTCTATTCGCTCCAGGGCGAGGGCAAGCTCTCGGGCGTCCCGACGGTGTTCGTCCGGACCAGTGGCTGTAACCTGCGGTGCTGGTTCTGCGACTCGTATCACACCTCCTGGGAGCCAACCCACGCCTGGATGGACCTCGAGGATATCCTCGAGGAAATCGCAGGTTACGACGCCGAACACGTCGTGTTGACCGGCGGCGAACCGATGATCCACGACGAGGCCGTCGAGTTGCTTGACCGCCTCGGCGCTCGAGGGTACCACACCACCGTCGAGACCAACGGCACGATCTACCGCGACGCACACATCGATCTCGCGAGCATCAGCCCCAAGCTCCGGAGCAGCACCCCGACCGCCGGCCGCGATCCGAACGGCGACGGCGAGTGGGCCGACCGACACGAGCAACGGCGGATCGACGTCGACGCACTCTCCCGGCTGATCGATACCTACCCGAACCAGCTCAAGTTCGTCGTGACCGATCGGGAGGACATGGCCGAAATAGAGACTGTCCTCTCGCGGATCCGTGAGGCGACGTCGACCGCAATTGCTGACGGTGACGTGCTGTTGATGCCCGAAGGCACGACGCGAGCGGAACTGGATCGGACGCGAAACGCCGTCGCCGACCTGGCGATGGAGTACGGTTACCGCTACACACCGCGACTACACGTCGACCTGTGGAACGACGCCCCCGGAACCTGA
- a CDS encoding 6-pyruvoyl trahydropterin synthase family protein, whose protein sequence is MPDGVLSEETVASDTETSTAERTLVVGQDRPIRISTGHRLRDHDGKCSRPHGHNYEFVVEVTGELTEQGWVVDKGDITSILYEWDHQFLLERGDPLIDAFEQSGDGDAVVVLERPPTAEVMGLELEAKMLEAFPDTVSDVSVQVCETSELCASD, encoded by the coding sequence ATGCCTGATGGAGTCTTGTCAGAAGAGACTGTTGCGTCCGACACGGAAACCAGCACGGCCGAGCGAACGCTGGTCGTCGGACAGGACCGTCCGATCCGGATCAGTACCGGGCACCGGCTTCGAGACCACGACGGGAAGTGTTCACGCCCCCACGGACACAACTACGAGTTCGTCGTCGAAGTCACCGGCGAGCTCACCGAGCAGGGCTGGGTCGTGGACAAAGGCGATATTACCTCGATATTATACGAGTGGGATCACCAGTTCCTGCTCGAGCGGGGCGACCCGCTGATCGACGCCTTCGAACAGAGCGGCGACGGGGACGCAGTCGTCGTGCTGGAGCGACCGCCGACGGCCGAGGTCATGGGCCTCGAACTGGAGGCGAAGATGCTCGAGGCGTTCCCGGACACCGTCTCCGACGTCTCGGTGCAGGTCTGTGAGACCAGCGAACTCTGTGCGTCCGACTGA
- a CDS encoding aspartate/glutamate racemase family protein — protein sequence MDATDDLRTIGVLGGMSSESTITYYRQIDQGINDALGGHAAGEVLIRSVNFAEIERFIRTEQWDTAGDYLAQAARGLEAGGADFVVMATNTMHRVAPAIERAISIPFVHIVDVTADAIRTAGIETVGLLGTRPTMEASFYRDRLAEHGIDTVVPEPTDREAVDAIIFEELTDGIVTDESRERYLDVVDDMVAAGADGVVLGCTEIELLIEQADRPDVPLFDTTALHVERAIAHGLGERAFDDG from the coding sequence ATGGACGCGACTGACGACCTTCGGACGATCGGCGTGCTCGGCGGGATGAGCAGCGAATCGACGATCACCTACTACCGGCAGATCGATCAGGGCATCAACGACGCTCTGGGGGGCCACGCGGCGGGCGAGGTGCTGATCCGCAGTGTCAACTTCGCCGAGATCGAGCGCTTCATCCGGACCGAGCAGTGGGACACAGCGGGCGACTATCTCGCACAGGCAGCCCGAGGGCTGGAGGCGGGCGGTGCCGACTTCGTCGTGATGGCGACGAACACGATGCACAGGGTCGCCCCGGCGATCGAACGCGCGATCTCGATTCCGTTCGTGCACATCGTCGACGTGACTGCCGACGCCATCCGGACGGCGGGCATCGAGACGGTCGGACTCCTTGGGACCCGGCCGACGATGGAGGCGTCGTTCTATCGGGACCGACTGGCCGAGCACGGCATCGACACCGTCGTCCCGGAACCGACAGATCGGGAGGCAGTCGATGCGATCATCTTCGAGGAACTCACCGACGGGATCGTCACGGACGAATCACGGGAGCGATATCTGGATGTCGTCGACGACATGGTGGCTGCGGGCGCGGACGGCGTCGTGCTCGGCTGCACGGAGATCGAATTGCTGATCGAGCAGGCCGATCGGCCGGACGTTCCTCTGTTCGACACGACCGCGCTACACGTCGAGCGGGCGATCGCTCACGGCCTCGGCGAACGGGCCTTTGACGACGGGTGA
- a CDS encoding histidine kinase N-terminal 7TM domain-containing protein, whose amino-acid sequence MPTHALAVSGAVVSPDLITRTGWAVVLLSLAAGVGTLALIWYLSRHRHAPGAKWFIAMLGAQALWVFAYTGGLFLRAPLWRASAEALMWIGIAWLGPLFLAFALVYTGRTNIAYSRWFPSVFVPPIAAVALAVTRPYHSLLWQEFQFAPVFGLRTVEYTLQPIGYFIAIVSLATAGVGALLLVGTIVSYGPLYKREAIAVTLSTVPPAGAFWVWMFELGPVPSLNLAAAMFLPHVLLDAYAFVGTYMFETNPTTQRAAERGALNDLEDPLLVVDPDGRVVNMNAQAEQLFDAGRVTLPSSVDALTGADLNALRSTGEFECAKRNSVYAVSFTSLTDSSGTDVGEMLVFYDITTVRRQKQRLSVLDRVLRHNLRNQLNVAQGRAELIESTTTDPTIESHAATVRDANEQLLSIGRRIRDFQQVQDRDLTVSSVDPVALAERVADGARQQHPEATVDVETTVSQRHLETDAEILTLVLRNLLDNAIRHAESRDAIAEIRLREADDETVRFELRDTNDRIPDIEIDTLESTEESALQHGQGIGLWIVTWSLNFIDGEITFEYDDGNVVTVTVSRTLSSATTD is encoded by the coding sequence ATGCCAACGCACGCGCTTGCTGTCTCGGGCGCCGTTGTCTCTCCCGACTTGATCACTCGGACTGGCTGGGCCGTCGTCCTGCTCTCGCTCGCTGCGGGTGTCGGCACGCTGGCGCTGATCTGGTACCTGTCACGTCACCGCCACGCACCCGGCGCAAAGTGGTTCATCGCGATGCTCGGCGCACAGGCCCTTTGGGTGTTCGCGTATACGGGCGGACTCTTCCTGCGTGCGCCGCTCTGGCGGGCGTCCGCAGAGGCGCTCATGTGGATCGGAATCGCGTGGCTCGGCCCGCTGTTTCTGGCGTTTGCGCTCGTCTACACCGGCCGTACTAACATCGCCTACTCGAGGTGGTTTCCGAGCGTGTTCGTCCCCCCGATCGCGGCGGTCGCGCTCGCAGTGACACGTCCGTATCACTCGCTGCTGTGGCAGGAGTTCCAGTTCGCGCCGGTGTTCGGCCTGCGGACTGTCGAGTATACGCTGCAACCGATCGGCTATTTCATCGCGATCGTCTCGCTCGCCACCGCGGGCGTCGGGGCGCTCCTGCTCGTCGGCACGATCGTTTCCTACGGCCCGCTGTACAAGCGAGAAGCGATCGCAGTCACACTCAGCACTGTGCCGCCGGCGGGCGCGTTCTGGGTGTGGATGTTCGAACTCGGCCCGGTGCCGTCGCTGAACCTCGCGGCCGCGATGTTTCTCCCGCACGTGTTGCTCGACGCGTACGCGTTCGTAGGCACGTACATGTTCGAGACGAATCCGACCACACAGCGGGCCGCCGAGCGGGGCGCGCTCAACGACCTCGAGGACCCGTTGCTCGTGGTCGATCCGGACGGACGGGTGGTGAACATGAACGCGCAGGCCGAACAGCTGTTCGACGCGGGAAGAGTCACGCTCCCGTCGTCAGTTGACGCGCTCACTGGAGCCGACCTGAACGCGCTTCGGTCGACCGGCGAATTCGAGTGTGCAAAGCGAAACAGCGTCTATGCCGTTTCGTTCACGTCGCTCACCGACTCCAGCGGCACCGACGTCGGTGAAATGCTCGTGTTCTACGACATCACGACTGTCCGTCGACAGAAACAGCGCCTGTCCGTCCTTGATCGGGTTCTCAGGCACAACCTCAGAAACCAGTTGAACGTGGCACAGGGTCGCGCTGAGCTCATCGAATCCACGACGACTGACCCCACAATCGAGTCACACGCGGCGACGGTTAGAGACGCTAACGAACAGTTGCTTTCGATCGGCCGACGGATCCGCGACTTCCAGCAGGTACAGGACCGTGACCTCACAGTGTCGTCTGTCGATCCGGTCGCGCTCGCAGAACGTGTCGCGGACGGGGCCCGCCAACAGCACCCCGAAGCGACAGTGGATGTCGAAACGACAGTGTCACAGCGACACCTCGAAACGGACGCGGAGATTCTCACGCTCGTATTGAGGAACCTGCTCGACAACGCGATCAGGCACGCCGAGAGCAGAGACGCGATCGCGGAGATTCGACTCCGCGAGGCGGACGACGAGACAGTGCGTTTCGAACTGCGAGACACGAACGATCGAATCCCGGATATCGAAATCGACACGCTCGAGTCCACGGAAGAATCCGCCTTACAGCACGGTCAGGGGATCGGCCTGTGGATCGTGACGTGGTCGCTGAATTTCATCGACGGAGAGATCACGTTCGAATACGACGACGGGAACGTGGTCACCGTGACGGTCTCTCGAACGCTGTCGTCGGCGACAACCGATTGA
- a CDS encoding tyrosine-type recombinase/integrase encodes MTDDLDSLHPREALELWTDRQKTEKSDGTVQSYYYRVRQFVDWLEDQGITNLNDLTGRDVFRYDSKRRSDGLSKSALNNQLGTVKLFLQFCAQVEAVPAELPAKVDVPTLSKAERANEEKISAKRAKEILSKLETFDYASRDHVLFALAWHTGARLGSLCSLDVRDCYLDDDDLDRLLHEDDLASEDLDEFSLPFLYFRHRPETDTPLKNQEDGERPVGLSDEIGQLLQDYIEYNRVEAEDEHGRKPLFSSQRGTGRMSKGGLRTRMHIITQPCRYGPCPHDRDTDTCEALEHGYESRCPSSRSPHRIRTGSITHHRDEGWPPEVLAERVNATPEVIRTHYDQPDLLKRMESRRNYLD; translated from the coding sequence ATGACTGACGATCTCGATTCGCTCCACCCGCGCGAAGCGCTGGAGCTATGGACAGATCGGCAGAAGACCGAGAAATCCGACGGCACAGTACAGAGCTACTACTATCGAGTTCGGCAGTTCGTGGACTGGCTCGAGGACCAGGGTATCACGAACTTGAACGACCTCACCGGGCGCGACGTGTTCCGGTACGACTCGAAGCGACGGAGTGACGGCCTCAGTAAGAGCGCGCTGAATAACCAACTCGGCACAGTCAAACTCTTCCTGCAGTTCTGTGCTCAGGTCGAAGCAGTGCCGGCGGAACTACCTGCGAAGGTGGATGTGCCGACACTCTCGAAGGCCGAACGAGCGAATGAAGAGAAGATCTCCGCGAAGCGCGCGAAGGAAATCCTCTCGAAGCTCGAAACCTTCGACTACGCGAGCCGTGACCACGTGCTGTTCGCGCTGGCGTGGCACACGGGCGCGCGTCTCGGATCGCTGTGCTCGCTCGACGTGCGCGACTGTTACCTGGACGACGACGATCTCGACCGACTCCTTCACGAGGACGACCTCGCGAGCGAAGACCTCGACGAGTTCAGCCTGCCGTTCCTGTACTTCCGGCACCGACCGGAGACGGACACACCGCTGAAGAATCAAGAGGACGGTGAGCGACCGGTCGGCCTCTCCGACGAGATCGGCCAGCTGCTCCAGGACTACATCGAGTACAACCGCGTCGAGGCCGAGGACGAACACGGACGCAAGCCCCTGTTCTCCAGCCAGCGCGGGACCGGCCGCATGTCGAAGGGCGGCCTTCGAACTCGGATGCACATCATCACCCAGCCGTGTCGGTACGGCCCCTGTCCCCACGACAGAGATACGGACACCTGCGAAGCGCTGGAACACGGCTACGAATCGCGCTGCCCGTCGTCACGATCTCCTCACCGGATCCGGACGGGCTCGATCACGCATCATCGCGACGAAGGCTGGCCGCCGGAAGTGCTGGCCGAGCGCGTGAACGCGACCCCTGAGGTCATTCGGACGCACTACGATCAGCCGGACCTCCTGAAACGGATGGAATCGCGCCGTAACTACCTCGACTAA